TTCAATTTCCACCTCGGGAATTGCAGTCTCAAAGAGAGCAGATATATCTATGTCTCTCTTCTGCTCTACGATCAACAGATCTTGCGCCAGAGACAGCTTCTCGAGCGCGTCGACACAATCAACCTTTGTGTCCACAACTGCAAACGCTTTGTCATCCCCGTCTACCCCAGTAGGGGGTGACTGCACTCCATGCTCCAGCTTCCCAAAGAACGAGTCACTTAAGTCATAAACGTCCTCTAACACAGGAACATCACGAGaacaatgcaaaatataaaGTCGTTTGGTAAGAAAAAGCATGCCTTTTCAACATATGGCATGTATTTTTCAAAGATCAGGCTTGTAAACAAAACGCAAATGTCTAAAAGTAAGCTTCTGTTCAAAGGCCCTTGTGTATTATGTCACCATTCCTCACAGGATAATTTTGAAAGTCTTAAGTAACTCTTCAAATCAAAATGTGGAAGGCTGCTTACTCAGTAGAACTTGGATGGTAAAGTGCGTTATCGATAACTGCTTAAAAGCCACTGAGTGGGCTACTTGTTTAACTGCCCAGGCTCAGTTAACAGGCcatgaaaatgttaaaacaaattACTACCGCCTTCGGGAAATGGGaggcacatatacatacatacatttttaaaccttACTAACGTTACGGTACGTTTTTTCCCATTGTAATGATGCCTAGCTTGTCAGCTCCTATTAGCCTAGTAGTCTTGTTCCATAGTTTCTAGCTACGTCCTTGCTGTGGATACCATGATGTTGACTCAAAATCGACCAAATTAAGGTACCTTACTAGGCAGCATTCTATGGGAACACACAATGACACTCTCCAtgattttgtttcctttgtgaGATATCAGAGACACCAGATTGAAAGGGACAGACACTTGAAGTACCACCCCTAACACATACAACACCATTCTATCTCAGCtccattcactcattcactcaatCAGACAAATGAGCACAATAGACTGTTAGATAGATGACTGAGCATCAGAACCCCCAATGACCAATGACTATCAGGTAATGGGCATTGGTACCATTAATTAAGGAAGTCAGACGTCAAGgtacaaacacatttctgtttcctGCCTTTAATAAAGAACAAAGGACTCTGAAAGGGCCATCTAGGCCTCAGATCATTGTTCAGTTACACCACAAACCCTGAGGGACTGGGCTGTGGGCTGCGACAGGGCTGCAGTCTGAGTCTAAAACTGTTCAGTATTGATACTAATGATTCAGTGGCACAGTTAGAACAGCCCTTAgcatcacacaacacaacacagaactCTATTCAGGGGACCACAGTCTGATGTCATCCACAAAACAATGGCTATTCCAAATCAAAACCATGCAGGTTTTTAGCAAAAGCAATTTACAAATAGCATAAAGGGAAGAATTAGCTAAACTATTGATTATTGTTTACTTTTGGGACCTAAATCATGGCTACATATTGACCACAGACAACTACACAATCCCCTGTCTCTAGGATAGGCAAGGTTATATTGtggttataataataataataataataataaataaataaaataataataataataataataataataataataataaataattctgcCTTGCGATTGATTGgaagcctgtccagggtgtattcctgcctctcgcccaatgcatgctgggataggctccagcaccccccgtgaccctgctcaggataagcaggtataaataatgaatggatggattgataAATAATGCTCCTCGCCCATAacctgttattattgttataactCGTTATTGATTCTGCCActtttgctttggcaatacaatATCTTGTATTTGTCATACAAATAGGctgatttgaatttttaatttgaataaaagaagagagagggaggtgggtaggggagaaagaaaaatgagatGTGTGATGTTGAGCAAGGAGTGTCTGCTGAAAGCTATCTATGGGGAGAAACAGAAAAGATCACAATACTGCACCTATGGGGTAGTTTAACACAAGATCTGCCTCTTCATTATTCTCCCTTTTCTATCCCCATCTCAtcacactcactccctctcactattctcctccctttctcttgctctctcttgctccctctcttcctttcccttatcagttcaattaaaaaatctttattggTATGACATATGCATACATTGTAAGAACTTTACAGAAACAATCAATAACagtatgtttttgaaaatacacattcaaaacattacattataaacAGGGCAAATATGAAATGAACATATACAGAAAAAATGCAAGAAAGAAATTCTCTCATTCCTGTGTTCACCACCACTTTAATTCTTGCAGGCAGGGCAATTACATGGTAATACATATGGTACCTTCCCTTCTGTCTAACTTACCTAGATTAGAGTACCCTATAGGCAAGAGCAAGGGTGAGTACACTTAAatgtttctcttcctcctctttctccattCTCTCTATCTGTCATTCTCtacctctttccctcctttcctTCTACCCTCTCCTTCTTgctcccctaccccccacctCACTCAGAACTGCTGAAGTTTATTGCTCAACTGCTGTCCTTTAAAAGTGAGGCCCACAAGTATATTACAGAAACATCCTACAAATGCGGAAAAGCTGCCAGGTAACAGTGGAGCAAGAGGAACAGATGACCAGGCTATAGGGAGAGGGCTGTATTCAACTTAACCACTTGCTAAAGGCAGGAAGAAGATGGGTAGGATGAAGAGGGGTACAGCTCATTACTCTTTTCAGGGGTTGTGGGGTTAAACAGGGAAGCCACTGTGGTTAAATGGAACAATGATTGAGAAACACACATAGCAGGGGATCTGATTGTAAATGGGAACTGCGTTCCACTGTGTTCTGATTGTAAATGGAAACTGCGTTCCACGCGGTAATATGATCTCAGGGCTGGGCATGCCAGCCTGCTGCTGAGGGAGCAGAGAGTGAGGCTGCCCATCACAGCTCATGAGCTGCAGTCATACCTGCAACCTGTTGGGCCCCACTGGATACACAGCACACTGTTCAAACACAGGTACatacacaaggacacacagagTGCACTTCTGTATACACcaccatgtgcacacacacctctccaccAGGTGGTTGCGTAGGCCCTTGATGAGTCCGCAGGCTATAGTGCTCACTCGGGGGGTGAGAATGGCCTGGGAGACGTGGAAGGCTCCGTACTTGGCCCGCTCCCCCAGTGTggtctccaggaactgggtcaACTTGGAAGCATCTGTGGTATTGGCCCAGGGGGCAGGGATCTTACTGCCCGGCCACAGGAGAGTACACTCTTGCACAGCCGTGGAGTGGTGGTAGAACACCAGGACCTGGGGGGTGGATATTTGGATTAGAAAAGCAAACGTAGGGTGCTTTGACCATATTGTATAACTGTTGTCACACTAAATAAGTCACATTATgtaaagtgaacaaaaaaaatgcctaAACTAATTTTCAGGATATACAACGTTAGAATGGTTGTTAATAGTTGTCACAGACTTTAGTCTTTAGGTGGGCTCCAATTATgaatctgtgtgttctgtgcaaaCATGTTAATGGTAGTCAAAGACACACACCCTTAAATGAAGTGAATCTGGTGGAAAACTCAGCTTAGATGACTCTTTACCAGATGACTACCCAGATGACCAACTCCTGCATCCCTCCTGTCATCCCTACTTCCCTCCAGGAGGAGGTTGATAGAGGATGAtaatcatttacatttgatTATATTACAGGTCATGCATATTCATGGTACAATATTGTCCCTGGTCGCATCCTTTTAGgaatattcataaaatgattTCAGCTTCAGCAGATATTCACTGTTAAGAATACAGATGTGACCATTTGGTAGGTCTATAAAACCCTGTGGTATTAATTCAATTCATGGTTAATTCACTTGTAAAATCATATTGCTGTGCAGACaatcattttcataataaatgacTTTTTAACATCTTTTTGTTAAaaagctggcacaggcagactaCAGGAACCTGCTTGGTGGAAGGAGTCCCTTTTGTGAATAGGACCAGGACATGCCAGCTGGCCACTATGGGGCactatggcaaaaaaaatatggggctgctggccacagtcttCATTGGCATGACCAGGGTTTAATACCATGGCATTTCCTGTTGAACTCTGACTGCAATCTTTAGATGGCCAAGCTGTAAATATACAGTCATAGCCTTTTCTATGGTCTATTCTCAGCTTTAttttaagggtattttcatacattttggttccACCATGTAGGAATTAGAGCACTTTAACAGTCCCCCATTTCATGGCACTATAAcgtttgtgaaatattaatggtATGTacatgaaagtagtcatgttttgtaCTTTGTCATATATCTTTTGCatgtaatgactgcttgaagtctgtgacccatagacattatcaggtgctgagtatcttctctggtgatgcacTGCCAGGGCTATACTGCaaccatcttcagctcctgcttgtttcagtaGCTAGTTTCCTTAATTTTTATCTTCAGCAtaagaaatgcatgttcaattgtaTTTAGATCAGATGAACgatttggccagtcaagaattttacagtttttagcTTTAGTTTTGTTGCAATAGCAGTGTGCTAGGGATCATTGTCTTGGTGAAGGATGACATGCTGACAagtgagtttggaggcattttcttgaacttgagcagataggATGGTTCTGTACACATCAGAAatccttctgctgctgctatcagcagttacattatttaagaaagcAAGTGAGCCAGCACCTGTAGCAGCCATATATGCTCAAACCATAATacctccaccaccatgttttacagatgaggggggtgaaAAGTTTTCAGCATTATTTCTGacactgaataataaatacCTTGCATTTGATGGCTGTTTTCAcaagaaagtaaataaacaaaagggtaGTGCATGTGTAGATATAAAACATACTCAGGAGTAAGCAgtgttttaatataaatgcCATCTGGACTGGAGCATCAACACTGACAGCATCCGGAGTCGCACTAATCCTCCAAAGCTCTAAGTCCTTTACTCTGTTAGCTCTTGTGATTAAGGACACAAATAGtccatacctgtgtgtgtgtgtgtatgtgtgtgtgagggcagaCCAGCAGTGTGGAAGGGGCCCAACAACAGGGCCCCTTCCACCAGTGTTCATtttcatgtgttcatttatattttgctgCTGCCAGGCGTGCAGTGGTCCAAGGGAGGGGCCATATAGTAGCCATGCCCCTGTACCAGATGAGGCAGAAATGTTTCATCTGGGTTCAGGTACGAAGATGGATGGCCCACCTGTGCTCTCCAGAGTGACCGACATTGGCCTCGAGCAGTCTCGAAATGAGACCCTGAGTTGAGTCGACAACTATGTGATCGAAATTGATGGTAGGCTGCCTGATCAGCAGAGGGCAATGACACACCCCTAGTTTTGTATCATATCAAATGAGTCAGGAACCACATAAAAAATGAGAATGTCAGCTAACTTTTAATGCTAAAAAGCCATTGGGAAATTTTTTTTCAGGTGGCTCACAGTAATCCAATGGCAGGTCATTAGGGACAGGTTAAGCCACTCAACTATATAATGGCTCAATTCTATTAGCCAGGCATACATGGTCATGTCCACTGGTGGTGTACTTTGCGCCCCGAAAGTCAGAAAGTAAACCCTGTGGCCATTCCAAAAGCTCCCTTATGTCCGCTTCCATAAATTCAGGTCCACTTTGAAAGAATTGGTATAGACCAGGTTGGGCTATTAAAACATAGTGCCAAAGGCTATTGCTTTGTATCAGTCCAAGTGGAATATGTAATGTGACAACTGGAAGCGGTTCCCCTCTGAAATATATTGGGTAAGACTAATGCAGAGGtgctatttcattttttctcgcATGTgggaatcccgaaagagattctcACAGATCAATGTCCCCTGAGTACATGACCCCAGGACATGAATCAACCAtgccatttcagaaataaattgcACCTCAGATTAGTCTACTACCACCCTcctacacacatatacccacacatgtacccagacaaacacacacacacgcctggaAAGTACACTCTCTCTAGCCCATCCATCCACACATTGAGCATACACACCTGGCTGGAACACCTGTCTCTGGACTCGCCCTCTCTACTCACCTGATACTTCTTCTCCCACAGGTAGTTGAGAGTGATGTCCTCCACCACCTGAGGAGGACACAGCTTGTGACCAAACGCCTCCTGCAGCATGCCAATCAAGTAGCAGTGGTGCTCATGCCCCATGGCATAGTGATGATTGAAGTCAAGGAAAACCACCTCTTTAGGGTGGCTATCCAGGAATCTGTTGATATCGGCCAGCCCATCCCGCACCCGATGACCAAACAGGCCATGAATGAAATAGATCTCAAGGCCTGGCTCGCCCGGCTTAGATGACACCCTCAGGTCGAAGTAGCGGATGCCACCTTCCAGCTGCTGACGGAACGTCAGGTTCTGTGTCATGGACCACTTCTTCATCACCTTCTTAGCCGGCAGTCGGAACACCATTGCCAGGTACTTCACCACTGCTATCTGATCAGGCCCCACGGGGGCCTTCACATCCACCCAGAAAGTGAAAGAGTCATGGGACCCTGGGAACAACAGAATCATCATATTTCATCACACTCATTGTTTATTCCTGTGTACTTGTGAAACTTTGACTTAATGGCTGTTTTTAGGCATAGGTAAACTAGACAGTTGCGTAGA
This is a stretch of genomic DNA from Anguilla rostrata isolate EN2019 chromosome 4, ASM1855537v3, whole genome shotgun sequence. It encodes these proteins:
- the plcxd2 gene encoding PI-PLC X domain-containing protein 2; amino-acid sequence: MKTCPDGNGSLNADWMGALSPTLTPLPLKYLAVPGSHDSFTFWVDVKAPVGPDQIAVVKYLAMVFRLPAKKVMKKWSMTQNLTFRQQLEGGIRYFDLRVSSKPGEPGLEIYFIHGLFGHRVRDGLADINRFLDSHPKEVVFLDFNHHYAMGHEHHCYLIGMLQEAFGHKLCPPQVVEDITLNYLWEKKYQVLVFYHHSTAVQECTLLWPGSKIPAPWANTTDASKLTQFLETTLGERAKYGAFHVSQAILTPRVSTIACGLIKGLRNHLVERNIPTIMAWVEAQKPGVNGVNIITSDFVDLVDFANTVIRLNDLLLPSHAVT